Sequence from the Argentina anserina chromosome 7, drPotAnse1.1, whole genome shotgun sequence genome:
CCAGAGAGAGAGCCATGCATCTCGCGCCAGATGGCGCCAAGGGAGCCCCATACACAATGCTCATGACACATCATTAAACCGTACTCTGTGGGAGGCGTCTTGGTGGCCCCCAGATTTTGAGGGAGGACATACGAATTTAGCGGGGAATATATCCGACCGCGGCAGTTCGATTTGTAGTTACCCGGCGGGAGCGTTGAAGGTCGTAAGCCACCAGTTGGGTGGTTAATTTACGGTTTCACCCTCGCATGGTTTGACGGAATTGTCCCTTTACTATTGCGCAGTAACAATGTTGGTTTCACACTTTCACCATTGGGATCAAGGAAAACGATGGAATCCGACATCGGATTGCACAAGGTCCGGCCTTGTCAATCTTTGCTAAATGTAACTCCCCCACCATGAGATCGAAAGAGTCGGTCCATCACTACATCAACAGAGAGTGCCGGCCTATACTTCATGTGAAAGCACAATGATCACTATTTAACCTACAATTACTGTCCTCGTGCATCAAACTAATGATGAATGTCTTCCAAACGTTATACACCACATAAGATACACGGCCTTCTGCTCCATTCGGATGTTATTCGTACATATGCAAAGCGGCGTAATATATGTTATGGTTGAAAACGGGAAAGGTCAAACGTGTTCTTTGTGAGTTAGTCGACAAGCATCGCCCATTTTGATATTTTGGAGACAAATTAATACTTCACTGTTTGTTGCAAGGTGCAACCAAGTTTTTGTAGGTAGGTTGCTTACTTGACCTATTCTCGGAGCTAGCTTGTTTGGGGAAatgggtttttctttttcttctctatgatggaagaactatTTGGAAGTTTTCCCCCGGAGCACCTATGCTGTTAGACTTTCGGTGGAGAGACGTGCATTGCTTCCCTTCATGGTTAGACTTTTGGACCCCAATAGTGGATGTTCTACTTCTCACACTCCAAttgttatgacttatgactaTCAAACCAGGCGTTGCGTTAATCATATGCCACATACAGACAATACTATGTGGAATGTATTGGCTAACCAGACTTCAATATAAAGATTACAACTGAATACGTGTATATTGTATTATAGTCAACAAACCACTTGTGCCTTGTATCCGACTTATGGATTAGAGAAACTATATCCATAAAAATACTTGTGTCCATACCAAGATGGATGCACCCATCCATAtcctttcttatttttatatttttagtaGTGTGATTTCATAATGTTAACCGTTTAAAAGTTTAATCAATCAATAAATACATTTttataaaatatgaattgaaacaaaatttaTTTGCTAAGTTGAttacatcaaacaaatgaacggtaattgtaaaagttAGTAGTTTCATACTCAATTGTCTGTTTGTTTGATACAATCAGCTAAATAAACGATATTtgtttatattatatttttacaaaataatatttattgaTTAATAAAACTTTTAAAcggttaaaattttattttcacactaccaaatatatataaataagagGAATATGGACGCACATGTCCATAATGATATGGATAAAAGTATTTTCCATCAATTATtcacatatatgatatatggcAACTATGAGATTCTCGTAGAAGGTTAACGAGGGAATCATGTttgtaaataaaataataaatttgttAAGCTATTGAATAGTAAGTGTTCAATTTGAACCGAAGATATGCAATAATTATCATGGCACCATATTAACTTAACAATGTACTCATCTCAATCAAATTTAGGAAAAATCAGTGAGCCGTTAAAAATTTTATTGTGTTTATATATGCTAAACACCATATTATATACCCAAATTATGTAACTAACCTATTCATAATCGGGCTTGACTTTAGGCTGACTTGATGTCATATACGTTCCTCTACTTTGGTTGGGATTGTAATAACCGTATCTTCTAGCTCTCTAGTTGAGAGTGTCTCTCAGCGTAAGGTGATTATAGATTGAGCTTACTAGACAGGTTCTAATTACTCTCCATTATGGCTTTCAACACAGAAGCTGTCTAGATTTCAAGGTGATTTCACATGGTTTACTTCTCATATAGCCTCATAGCTGTTCCGtattcttgtttaatttctacaTCACACCAATATATGGTCTgtgtattttttttgaaatggaaCCTAATGTCCCTTTCTTTGAAAACAGAAATATGCATGAATGTAACTCAATTGAGCCCCAAAACGCGAACGTCAATGTGTGTCCCAACTCCCAAGTACGTTTATCCTAAACAATCAATGGACCCCAAAATTAATTGGCCAAACCAAGGGCACATCCGTCAGATTACCCACATTCACAGAGAAGGCACCAGAAGCAAGTCCCGGGCAATTCGGGAATTTCAAAcgttaaaattattattaccGGCGAACAGGCGAAGATATAAAAGAATCTTTACTTCGGTTCCTCCTAAACTCGCCTAGCTTTGCGCCTTTTATTAGAGCTTTGAACCAGAAAGCACTTCTGTCTTTCTTTTCCTCCATTCCAACCAAACCAGAAAGTTTAGCAACGAGAAGAAACACCCCCAGTTCCCCCATAATATCAGCAACCCAGTTTCACTCTAGCTCACTCAACCTCATTCAAACTATTTAGGTATGTTTCTTTGCTTTTGTATAATATCTTTGTAGTTCTCACCTGAATGTTTCAAAGTTTTTTGACCGTTTTTTCTGTACTCCATATTCTTCATCATTCTGATTCCTTTTTTGCTTTTAATTCTGCGTTTCTGTCCAAGCAAGAATATTTACATTAAGTGGTAACTGTTCATGTGATTTGAAGACTTTTTGACCGTTCTGTTTTTCTCTGGGGTGAAAACCCCTTTAACCTTTGGTtgggttttgttttcttcccAGGAATGAGATGTGTACTGAAATTTACTGGGTTTTGTCAcaaatttggttttggttCTAAATCAGAGTGCTAGTtgtgaatttatttatttatttgttgaaGTATCAATTCTTTCTCTGGCCTGTTAAATTTGGTCAGTCTGAGCTGCTGATTGATATAGTTTCTGTAATTGGAATACATGAaggttctttctttttctggtGCAATCTTGTAAATCATGCGATTTTTGGTTCCTAGATGGATTGCACTCTCATCTTTTATGGTTCTATTTGCAGCTTCAAAGTAGAATATCAATCCATGGGATCAATAGAAGAGCCAGCACCTGAGACAAATTACACCAAACCGTTGGGGATTAGATTCATAGAGTACATAAAAAGATCAAAGATTTCGTACAAAACCCACCAAGTTATTGTTTTGATTGTTACTTTTCTAGCCTATGCAAGCTACCATGCCGCCCGGAAAACCACCAGTGTGGTCAAGAGTACTCTTGATCCTGCATCCGATGAGGTCAGCCTAAGTTTCTTGCCATGGAGGAACAGCTATCTGGGTCAAACAGGACAAAGAAGAAGACCATTCTCGTGGATTCTTGGAGATGGGTGGGCACCATTTGATGGATCAGATGGAACCGTTTTGCTTGGGGAAATTGATGTTGCTTTTCTAGCTGTTTATGCTATTGGAATGTATTTTTCTGGCCATTTTGGTGATAGAACAAACTTGAGGATCTTTTTGACTATAGGAATGGTGGGAACGGGTGTGTTTACTTCTTTGTTTGGAATTGGTTATTGGGGAACCATTCACAGCTTCTATTACTACCTTGCGGTTCAAATGCTTGCGGGTTTATTCCAGTCGACGGGTTGGCCTTCAGTGGTTGCAGTGGTTGGTAATTGGTTTGGGAAAAAGAAGAGAGGTTTGATAATGGGGATATGGAATGCTCACACTTCTGTTGGGAACATTACAGGGTCGTTAGTTGCTTCGGCTTTACTGCAGTATGGATGGGGTTGGTCTTTTGTAGTGCCTGGTTTGATTATCGCCACAATGGGTGTGGTAGTGTTTCTGTTCTTGCCTGTTACTCCTGAGTCTGTGGGAGTtagtgaagatgatgaaatGGATTCACCAAAGAAAAGCGGGGCGGAAGTGACTGAACCGTTGTTGACATCAAGGACAGAGGTGAAGGATCAACCTGTGGGGTTCATTGAAGCTTGGAAAATTCCCGGTGTAGCTCCTTTTGCTCTTTGCCTATTCTTTTCCAAATTGGTGGCCTATACATTTCTCTATTGGCTTCCTTTCTACATTAGCCATACAGgtgatttcgacttccatttGTTGTTTTGGATTTGTGATTTGATTCATCAAACTTTGTTGactaaaatttcattttcgCACATACTGCAGCTATTGATGGGGTGTACTTGTCGGATGCGGCGGCTGGCAACTTGTCGACATTATTTGATGTGGGAGGTGTTCTTGGAGGAATCCTTGCCGGACATATTTCTGACCGGTTAGATGCTAGAGCAATAACAGCTGCTAGTTTCATGTATTGTGCTATCCCTGCTCTCTTCTTCTACCGGAGCTATGGAAGCATATCTTTTACTGTAAATGTTATCCTTATGTTCATCACCGGCATGTTTGTCAATGGGCCATATGCTCTAATAACAACAGCCGTCTCAGCAGACCTGGGAACGCACAGCTCATTGCGTGGAAACTCGAGGGCATTGGCAACTGTAACTGCTATTATCGATGGAACAGGTTCTGTAGGGGCTGCAATCGGTCCATTGTTAACAGGCTACATTTCCGCCAACAGCTGGAGTGCAGTTTTCACAATGTTGATGGGAGCAGCTCTTATTGCAGGGTTGCTACTAACTAGGCTCGTTGTAGCCGAGGTGACTGCAAAGATCGAAGAATCAAGAACGCGCAGGGGATCTACATCAAGGCCTCAACCTGCAGTAGTTGATGCTGTGTGATGATATATAAGCAGATTGTAGTGGTTTTCATTTTACTGTATCCACAAGTTTCTGCTTCAAAGCTCGGAGTCCCCCCTCATCATATTACTAGGAGGAGGACCTCTATTAGGATATTAGAGGATGATTTTCTTAACCTTCTCCATTGCTATACTTCAGACTGAAAGTTCAGGAAAGATAGAGAAGGGTGGGGGTGTCTAGTGCTGTGCCTTTGTAATATAAATGTACGTGTAAACATTTTTTGTATGTCTTGTGATATAAATCACggtttgattctgattcagAATGGTGACAAACTCACCGGAAAATCAAAATGTGTCTTTGTTCCTGTTCTTCTATGTTCTGCCATTACATACCATGTCCATACTAACTCTGTTTCACTCTGTTCGGGTGACCAAACACTCGATATGATTCGCCGCAAAACGGATTAGGCCTGCCGGTGCAACATGTCATTATCCCTTGTTTAACTGTTTGCTTCAACGATGAGAGAATTTAGTGCACGCAATTGATTAGAGAATGAAGTGTTAAGGCATAATCTCAGAGGTAATTACTGGAGTGAGTATGGGACAACCAAAGCATGTTCACTTCAGCAACCAACCACATGCAAAGGGTGACAAACGTGATGAAATCTGCTActaattcaaaatttgatgaagaacaacaCTCGAACTTATGGTGAAAGCTGAAGCATCCAAAATGCAACATGCATTGATAACTACCGATGCTAGAATTAGCGGCGGAACCGGGATTTTTATTTAGGGGGATCCAAGCTTGACGGTAGTAGACtagatttattttattttacttagATATATgtcaaatgttttttttttgtattatttTCATCAGAAAAACTTATTAAAAGTTTATTCAATGTCACTAATCACAAGGAAATGAAAATCATTAATTTATGGCAATAGTCTATCAaataccctaaactctaaacgcAAAATCTTAGTTCAAAATCATTAATACCCATGaaggtcatttcacaaataatataaatattttaaattataatttagtgTGATGAATCCACATGTCGAAATATAACAGGCAATGATGACCACTAGACATTGTTACGTAGTACTACGGtagcatataaaaatttctcatCAAATATCCAACATCTgtgctaattttttttttttgaatccaATCATATAAAACTAAAATGAACATACACTTGAAGGGTGTAgggtaaatttattttacaaaatgtTTAAaagttttataaataaatagggATTAATGCAAGTACCTTGGTGGAGATAAGGTTTTTTCACGTAGTTAGTTACTGGAGATATGGGTGGTGGTTATctgaaatttatttattttattttccttttttattATATGTTGTTTTGTAATTTGACTATTTTATCATATTCCATCAATTTTCTctctattaattttttaaatattttcagggttaaaATGATATATTTCTTCTGTTTTGGTTAACAAGTTCAATTTagattcaataaaaaaaaacaagctcAGTTTAGATAGTAATCATCTCGATGGTAATCTTTCTATCTCTTTTTTATACTCTTACCTCAAGTTGCATGATGTTCCAACATGAGATTGCCCGCCCACCCGCGGGGCGGGGGCGGGGGAGGGGGAGGGGGTGGTTCGTACCTAGAATATATCATATCAATCTTATAAAGCTTTTCACCCCGTCGGGCTTGAACACAGTTCCGCCCCTGGCTAGAAATACTGTTACATGCTAAATTGCTAAGATATGGCACGACTCGTGCCCATTTCTTGTCGCCAAAGCTATGAAGATCAATGACCGACGAACTATAATAGAAAGGGAAAGGAGCTTTCAATCTTTTTCAATTCGGCATAGGCACAAGTGACAGCAGAAACttcctttcttgtttttgaaCTGGTCTTATGGACCATTCGAATCTTAAGTTTGAGGCTTTGAGCTTGTGGGGTAACCATAGAATTGGAAGGTAGGTTGAGTGCCAAAAACCATTTGAGCGCCGGAGTGCTTGGCCCTGCGGCTACCAAAACTAATGGTGGAAAACAATGGCCTTTTACCTTTGTCtccaacgatgtaaatattGGTGGGATGTTTGAATCTGGGTTTAGTTGATAAGCGATATAGTTAAAGACAAGGACTTCAATTTGGAAATGGAGCATTCACTATCAGATATGACTCAGATTGTTTCCTTTCAAAAATGGTTGGTGGTTTACTGGTCTTTCTTAACAGAGCTAGGAGAAGCCAACTACCTATTAAGTTGCATTTTGTTTAACAGAGCATTCACTATTAAGTTGCCAACTACATTTTCTGGTGCTCAAGCCTCCTCGGCTTCAGCCTATTTTGTTTCGTACCCTATTTTCTAATCCACGTTTTTTGTTTACTTGTAAAGTTGCCTAGTTCCAATGTACAAGGATCCATGATTCATGGCCAAGTCCCAAGTAAGTTTATAGGAACTCACCCCATCTTGAAAGGAACCCTATTTGAACATGATTCTGGGTATAAGATAGCATTGGTTGGTGCATTATAAAACTAGCTATTATAGGGAATAACATTGCTGGAGGAGAGATTATCCAAAGGTGATGCTTGCGTTTGTGGCTAAAGCAATTACCCGAAAAATAGATGGAGACAACAATGGTGACGCTCTTTCTGTTTTGCTTGGGCGTTGTCATCCTCATCCACCAAGCATGCTTGTAGCAATTATTATTCATTGAGAATTGTTGTTAAGCTAATCAATCTGATTGCGTTTCTTACTCCACCAGATACTGACCACGGCCCCTTCACTAAATTATTCAACCACTAAGATTAAAGTAATGAGCTGCTTAATTATTTACTAATGAGTTTCCAACTAAGCATCAACCGCAAACAAGATACGAAGTCTCAAAtcacaaaatttaaattttttgtgACCTAAAACCTGTTCCAAACTTTTGTGCTGGATTGGCTTATCATGAATAATGCCTTCACCAGATTAGCGTAGTGCTAGAAAGACATACGACACCAACTCGGCTGAAGGTCACAAAGGGCACACAGTTGGAGTTTAAGCTCAGAACATGAGGCATGAAATCTGCTTCTAAATGTTATCCAGCCCAATAGTGGCTTATTCCTCATACAAGTGGCTCCAGCACTAGTGAACATACATACAAGGTTATTGCAAACTACATGCAACTTACCAAACTCAAGCTCTAACTGTGTAATCTTTTCAATCATCTCAAAAGCTACAGGCTATCATTATATGCCCTCCGGGGTGTAATCTGAATGCAATGTTCAGCCTCAGTCTTGTAGTTCCAATACAAGAGGGTTGATAAACTAAAGCAAAATCTTTAGAACTGGCAAAAGGCATCAACCAAGATATACACTACAACATACAGAGGATGGCTCACTTGTACTTCATCAGCTACATGATGCTAACAAGGAGAATGCCTTAACAATGGAAGCTAACCAACAATTCAGAGCGTATCagacaaaaaataaaagtgcAAAGTGTCACAGTCACTAACAGTGCTAAACAGAGTTGTAGGTTACGACTCACACTAAACAACTCTAAAGAGGTGCACTTCAGAAACCCGTAAGCAGAGGTGAACTCCTCAACACTTCTAAGTTCTAAGGATGGAAATTTGATTTATCATTTCAGAATGACCCTTCTTAACTTCTATTGAGGTCAGGAAACATGTAAAAATCAATCTCAAGAAGTCAACACTGTTCTAGAATCCATCTACCTCAATCATTAGAAATTGATCTAATGCTATTGCCCAAATTTATTCATGATTTGGAATTGTGACTCAAATAGCATCAGCATACAATCATGAAAAGCAACAGTTTAGCATACaagcatatacaaatttactaAGCTTTCCAATTTTCATAAAAGTAACTGATTACGTACCATGAAGCTGAAGGCACCTGTTTTCTGAGGAAGAATTCTGTTCTACAGATTTTGAAGGATTGCTAATTAGCCACTTCATGCTCTCGTACGTATGATCTAATACAGACAATGCAGGTGTCTACCTCATTACCCACCTCCAATAGGGCTGAACTCAAACTAATGGCAACCCTCAATTTCTGAATCGACAAACTCCAACTTGATACGGTGAATATTAAACACCACCTCAATCTTGATTAAACTCATAAGATTCATAAACCATCTCTATCCAACACCCTTTTACAATTTAGCTCTAACTAACCACTGTGCTGAAAACGTGGCGGACAAGCACACAACTGAATTGGTAACTAAAACCACAACCTCCACTATATTCTAAAACCACAATGTTTCATAATGCACCTCTAATCCTAACACCCTTCTTCATTAGAAACCTCACATTCACCTACCATTCCTACCAAACACAAACTCCAGATACTCTAATCCCCAAACTAATCCAAAGCCTTTCATTAACAGTAAAAAAAACCTTACAAATATTTCACTTCAGTAACTAAACCCGAAGCTCAATAAGTAACAAATCCATCACAAATTAACTCACTTTTTCTTTACTAATATATCTGTcattaactaaaaaaaaatccgATAATCAGAACCTGGGTTGGAAAACTCCGACCGATCTCCGATCAGATTACACGATCCTATTCGTCGTCTCTCTTCTTGGGCTTGCGGTACTTCTCCTCGATTTGCTTGGCCATGAATAGGGCAGTGTCCGCGAGCTTCTTGATGTTCGGAACGGCGTAGTTTTGGGCTATGTAGACTCCGGTGACCGTGCCCGCtatgaaggagaaggagctctTTATGATCCCCATCTGAAGCAAAAGCTTTCTGCgatttctagggtttttgGATTTTGAATGCCCCCCGTTTTTATGGGGACGAATTTGGGCTCTCCGATGAGTCCGATCTTCTACAATTTTGGTCCTTCTACCTTGTTGACTCTTTGCCAAATGACTTCAATGTCCTTATATTACTCCCGAGTTATTACTGCATGATCAAATAAAGGCTCATATGTCGCGAGTACTTAAGAACCTCGAAAGATTGATATCTGAGTTACTAATTAAGTTCTCTAAGCTATGTGACACATCCACCCCAACATAGTGATCATAAATCAACGATATGTACATTTATGGATTTACCTCTATATAGTGGTTTTAAATTAACAATTATATTCACAAGAGTAGTAATGTGTTCTCCGGTAGATTGATGCATTAGGAATTTTGGATACAAAGTCATACTTATAGTTGTAAGCGTTTGGCaacaaaattttttttgtttatataaATCAACGTCGGTTTCTTCAAAAGTTTTCTAAATTCAAAGACTAATATGAGAAGtcatgttaaaatgtttttttcttcttaccATTAAGAATAAATTGTTTAAACTTCAATTAGCGTTGGCGGAATTCGAACTTAAATATGAGAGATTGAGAAATCATTACAGATAAAATGAAGAGCAGCTAAATTTTTGGATCACATTCTACTTCCACCACTCATGAattatgcattcatgcattCAGTCATTTACAACTGATCTTACATatttatggattttgattttggaacaATATTGCATACTTCATAGAAGATAACCGATGATTTACAACTTAATAAGTACACAAGCGATCAAGACTTTTCCGTACTTACGAAATTATTGGAGTCTAAATCATTTAACCCCCACTTTCATAATGATATGTATTCTCTATAAATTTTCATGTAATCGTGCACTATCTATTAAATTCcactaaaagaaaatctaattgtgtattattttgttgttcttgTTAGTTGTCAGATATGCATTATTAAATATTCGTTAAGCATTTGTGGATCTTGCCCTGTGCTTTCCCCTGAGCTCAAAAATTGACTcgtcaaaatataaaaacccacagcaaaaaaattaaaaagaaaaagaaaaatacccccatcatctctctctctctctctctctctctctctgcgaAAAAAGTGCGACGCGCGTGGAAATTGCAGAGCGCCACCCACCCCACCGACGCTACAGCGTCGTCCCTCTCTCTCGCAGCTCATCTCAGGTTCCCCATTCCTTTCAATctcttcatattttttttttcatttaatcaaaataaaaaacccgAATGTTTGACGTTTCAATTTTTCctaaattttcaatttccaattCAACCAGTTTGCGTAATCTAATAGCGTCTAGCGGTGCCTAACACGAAATTAGAGCTCTGTATTGATTGAATTAAGGTCTTTAATCCAACTTGATCATCGTTTTGGTCATGATTTCTGATTCTGATCGATTTGAGCTCTGTTTTGTTGATATTTTTATAGATTAATTTCACTAATTTTGAGTTTAGGAAGCATAAAAATTAGTTAGCAATCTTGAATTTAGTCTATTATCGCGGCTGATTGGAtgaaatgaggattattttgcaGGTTAATTGTGCATCGTTTCCGGAAATTGACCATTGGTGTGGATATATCTGAAGCTTGGTGGGGTTGTTGAAGCTGAACCGGAGTCCTATTGGATCATGATAATTCAGTGGTGATGAGAGTTTTGGAGTTTAGTAAAGACACTGAATTTCGTCACCAATGGGGTTGCGGTACATAGCCATATCTGTGGTGTGTACAGCATTGAGCTTTGCTGGTCTACAGTTTTGGACGGAGACGTCCCTAGT
This genomic interval carries:
- the LOC126802164 gene encoding putative glycerol-3-phosphate transporter 1, which gives rise to MGSIEEPAPETNYTKPLGIRFIEYIKRSKISYKTHQVIVLIVTFLAYASYHAARKTTSVVKSTLDPASDEVSLSFLPWRNSYLGQTGQRRRPFSWILGDGWAPFDGSDGTVLLGEIDVAFLAVYAIGMYFSGHFGDRTNLRIFLTIGMVGTGVFTSLFGIGYWGTIHSFYYYLAVQMLAGLFQSTGWPSVVAVVGNWFGKKKRGLIMGIWNAHTSVGNITGSLVASALLQYGWGWSFVVPGLIIATMGVVVFLFLPVTPESVGVSEDDEMDSPKKSGAEVTEPLLTSRTEVKDQPVGFIEAWKIPGVAPFALCLFFSKLVAYTFLYWLPFYISHTAIDGVYLSDAAAGNLSTLFDVGGVLGGILAGHISDRLDARAITAASFMYCAIPALFFYRSYGSISFTVNVILMFITGMFVNGPYALITTAVSADLGTHSSLRGNSRALATVTAIIDGTGSVGAAIGPLLTGYISANSWSAVFTMLMGAALIAGLLLTRLVVAEVTAKIEESRTRRGSTSRPQPAVVDAV
- the LOC126803044 gene encoding uncharacterized protein LOC126803044 gives rise to the protein MGIIKSSFSFIAGTVTGVYIAQNYAVPNIKKLADTALFMAKQIEEKYRKPKKRDDE